ATTCTGGAGGTTCCCGAAAAGCGGGCGGATTCATTTGCGGAAGCCCTGTTGAATCCGGTATTCGATATTTATTTGGGCAGAAAGAACTGCGTCCCCACAGATTTTGTCTTTCGGGATGGAAATATCTTCAATACCGAAGAAGACGCTGTTGCCGCAATAGCGGAGCTATTTGAAGAGAAGAAGAAAATAAATAAGGATTTTGATTTGGTTGAAGATTTTCGGGTGGTTTCCGGGGAAGCCGATGGCGAAATCCTTACCCTCAACGATGTACCCATTCAGTTCGGTCCGGTTAAACAATACAAGGACCGCCGGGTAACAATACAACCCTATGAGTGACACCGCTTCCGAAAACACCGCTGTTCATCCGGAAGAACAAAAAAGGGAAGGACAGCGGCTCTTTATTAAAATCACCCGGGAAAGCCTGCCTCAAATAAAGGATAAATATCCCTTTCTTTATCTTGAACGGGGCAGGCTTGAAATTGATGACAGCAGTGTTAAGTGGATAGATAGTGAAGGCAATGTTATCAGGCTTCCCATCGCTACCATCAATACGATCCTGCTTGGCCCGGGAACCAGCATCACCCATGAAGCGGTAAAGGTTATGGCTGCGGCAAACTGTACCGTATGCTGGGTAGGCGAAGACAGCTTGTTATTCTACGCGGTTGGTCAGAGTCCAACGGCTAATACCAGAAACTTCAGAACCCAGATGATCGCGGCTTCGGATAAAAAAGCCCAGACCGAAGTTGCCCGTCGTATGTTTTTCCGCCGATTTCCCACTGCTGATTTATCAGGAAAATCCCTGAAAGAAATGATGGGCATGGAAGGGTACCGGGTTCGGGAGCTCTATGAGCAAAAAGCAAAAGAATATGGTTGCGGTTGGAAGGGTCGCAGTTATATTCCCGGAAAATTTGAACTGGGAGATTTAACTAATAAAATCCTTACCGCCATGAATGCCGCTTTATACGGACTTCTTACATCGGCAATATATGGTATGGGGTATTCTCCCCATATTGGGTTTATTCATACAGGAAGCCCTCTACCCTTTGTTTATGATATGGCTGACATTTATAAAGAAAAGCTATGCATCGATCTTGCCTTCTCCTTGACCATAAAAATGGGCGGGTTGTATAATAGACATAAAGTTTCCGATGAATTCAGAAAACGGATAATTGAAATGAAATTAT
This genomic interval from Treponema primitia ZAS-1 contains the following:
- the cas1e gene encoding type I-E CRISPR-associated endonuclease Cas1e, whose amino-acid sequence is MSDTASENTAVHPEEQKREGQRLFIKITRESLPQIKDKYPFLYLERGRLEIDDSSVKWIDSEGNVIRLPIATINTILLGPGTSITHEAVKVMAAANCTVCWVGEDSLLFYAVGQSPTANTRNFRTQMIAASDKKAQTEVARRMFFRRFPTADLSGKSLKEMMGMEGYRVRELYEQKAKEYGCGWKGRSYIPGKFELGDLTNKILTAMNAALYGLLTSAIYGMGYSPHIGFIHTGSPLPFVYDMADIYKEKLCIDLAFSLTIKMGGLYNRHKVSDEFRKRIIEMKLLEQIGDDIPDFLVGGKDAGSDSQ